The Elaeis guineensis isolate ETL-2024a chromosome 14, EG11, whole genome shotgun sequence genomic sequence tctgatgttagattagatttaaaggactattattatgtttccgtagctagttaaaatttgatttccatatctgtgctagcacaagaaggtttcaaaattagtttcaataaaaatttttattctatttatttataaaataaattggttgtaggaggtcttttaattgacagtctttatcacttgcatgttgatgtgaatatgAACCTAAACgaacaaatagtgagtgtcgtaggccaaaagagacccagagataaaattaatcagaagtacttgtggcatcatagactaggccatattagagaggacaagataaacagactgaaaaagaatGAGATCTTTGGCTCTGTTAACCCAAAGTCATATCTAGCTTGCGAATCCTACCTTtgaaaaaaaatggccaagttatttTTTGTAGAACATGGGGAGAGGGCCACTCAATTACTTGCCCTGatacacaccgacgtgtgtgggccatttgatatacaGGTCAGatgtggttatacctacttcattacctttatcgatgatctatctaggtacgagtatgtgtatctcatgaaacataagtttgagatctttgaaaagttcaaaaaattcagacatgaagtagaaaagcagacggGCAAAtctgttaaggttcttcgatctgatcgaggaagtgaataccttagccaaaaaattttgagatatcttaaggacaatggtatagtctctcaatggatgcctctTAAAATACTTCAGCTCAACTGgatatctgaaagaaggaataggatcctattggatatggtcaggtccatgatgagcttcactaatctacccttatttctttggggacatgccttgttgactgtcattcacttgttgaatagggttctatcaaagtccattcctaccacaccatatgagatattatttggtaagaagtcgagtctaggttatcttaagacttggggatgtccgacctatgtcaagagacagatgacggataaattagaggatagatctattatagcttgctttataagatatccaaaagaatccataggatactacttttacttttcacaagaccacaatgtgattgtgagtcgaaatgttgcattcttaaaaaaataatttatccaggatggcgacagtgggaggttagtgaagctcgaagagaaagtctctaaggagccaaaagctatagatcctcaagaacccatagtccatgagtcagtagttgatgtttctctaccacctcgtagatctaatagggtctcctgacctcctgaaagatacattgGTATACTTACAGAGAAAgttaagaaaatattctttatgagagataggggtcataatGATGATCCTACcacctttgatgaggcgatgtctgacatcgattttgagaaatagtgagatgcgatgaagtcaaaaattgactcgatacactcgaatcaagtctggaccttagtgaatccacctgagggtattgtatccattgaatataaatggatctacaaaaggaagataagtgtcgatggtaaggtagagacctataaagctaggcttgtggctaaagattatagtcagcacgaggatattgactatcagaaaatcttctcatccgtagccatgctgaaatccatccgcactctgcttgctgttgcagcttatcatgattattatgaaatctgacagatggatgtgaaaactgcttttctgaatggatatcttaaggaagatatctatatggagaagCCTATGGGTATCATGTCTAGTGATGGTGAtgatagagtctgcaagctgcaaaagttcatatatggattaaagcaagcttctcagagttggaaccatcattttgatgaggcaatcaaatcgtttgatttcatcaaaaatgaagaagaaccttatgtatacaagaagatCAGTGAGAGTGCGATAACATTcatcatattatacgtggatgatattctcctcattgaaaatgatatttccatgctgaccacggtcaaaagatggttgtctaaaaaattcttcataaaagatctaggggaagcatcttatattttcgaaataaaggtctatagggatagacccaaacggatgcttggcctgtcacaaaagctgtagatagagaaggtgctaaagatgtttagcatgaaaaactctaagaaaggtctcttatctcttaggcatggtattagtcttttCAAGATGATATGTTCGACCACATCTAAGAAGATTCAGCGCATGAGTATGATtctttatgcctcagccatagggagcctcatgtacgtcatgctatgtactcatctgatattgtccttgctgtgagtgtcacgagtaggtatcagtcaaatccaggtgaggagcactggataactgtgaagaatatccttaagtacttaagaaggactaaggatttgttcttgatttttagagatgattctgagttgcgagtcaaggggtacattgactcagacttcatgtttaatcctaatgatagaaagtctatgtcaggatatgtattcgtttgcaatggtgACGCGGtcagctgaaaaagtttcaagcaacacatcaTAGCGGATTTGATcacggaggctgagtatgtcgctgcttcggatgctgcaaaggaaggcttctggttcaagaagtttgtcgcagaactcagagttatgacatcagatgccatactattgtactacgataataatggagccatagcacttgctaagaagccgagatctcatcaaaaatttaagcacatcgagtgatagtttcacatcatatgcgactacctcgaaaaaaaatatgtcaaggtgtgaagagtagactccgcaaaCAATATGGTAGATCTGCTGACTAAGCAGTTAAGTCAATCgaaaataaaagtccaccttgagaagatgggacttagatttgtggccaattgactttagtccaagtgagagattattagacgtatatcctagaagtcaatatagccgacacattgtaataaatctagggtataattttatacttaatatattgatatgatcaataaaaagataagttctttttcattcaagtgtaatgcatCCTTgattcatccatgaaattagtttcaatatatattctcaagatgttgagaattagagacatgtatttaatttctaaatgctttcgatcataagatcatcatgaggacggtgatagatccgaatagactgacgcataaatcacttttttcgagatagatgagtctctgatctactgtgtagagatacagaatgacgagtatggatagttgttagagaataactaatactgagcaagaccatacgagagatcacttaaatttctattcgatcatcagtgattgtctcgatgctgtagttgtgtgactgatattttaacttgagatggtactgctacttgcagtgagactgctggagtttgactgatacataaatatagatctcaatgagcccttgtaatggatgttggtaacaattggtccactgtaggggTAGGGTGCGCAtcgagataggatctatcgatcttgatagagaggagtagtcctttgagatttaagagattaagtctaagagtctatggtcatagcagtatgattaatgaaaaaaagtttttatagaagtcacaactggacttgagctaatcgaatctatcatataacgatgatgtggtttgacgatttatccatgacctatcaactagtcgggactcacgatagagggactgaatcacacgttaactacatctagagatttatttcagttctactaagttgccactacatactgctaggtgtcactggtggattgtgagagcttactagggttgttctggatcgacaatctttgctgagttaaaataaaattattccgatccattgaaaagagttttaatgatacaatgatagagatcattgtatatctcactatcaaatagaattggacctatggggtcacacaataaagaaattaggtctggaataagtaattaagcttataaagtgtcaattgggtttagagaaactcattggattcatggtaccttgctagcacatggttggacccaatttctctttccattggaattacttatttgataagattattctaacttaattacctactaataacctacatgaataagattcatgagactccaattattgggtgtctaaggttatgaatcatataaattaagggtgcaagtccctaattaattttcttgataattattcttgggcgccaccttgatttgatcaagttgggcatgtctatTGATTAAAGAgtttttagttctcctatggggcgtctcttggatgtattttggggtgtctaattatgggtgcaagggctctaattattggcgcctaaagggtctcctaaagtaaattggataacttaagttaatagaaaatccaatgccAGTAGGACTTGcattatgagattaaataggatcaatctttgtgcctatttaaaggaacctcctctAAGATCACtaaagcatcaaaaccagcaaccCCACACACCAAAAGAGAAGTCCCacgccctcttttcctctccctttctcttcccttgggcatcccacacctcCTTTCTCTTGGGACGCGCGTCTCAAGGAGTCCCACACCCAAAGACTGTTAGGTGCCTTTtttttgctggtttctagcatctgatagcagcacatagcaaggggagaaactctaaagaagaggagtagaagaagatcaaagaaaaaaatcaagcgttgatcgtgattcaggcttcgttcagattcagcaggttgaattttttgagaacaaaattcagattaaagaaggctgttccaggctgagcccgagtggatacttatagaggccggatacttgtatggctaagagagaacctcttctctttcagatccaaatttgaagaaaagaattgcgaaacaggtatgtgatttgattacaatctgaatttcagcatacatcaatttcagcatatgaaatagatctatgtggttttatgttttcatgcatgcataattcagattaaaagggtTTTAATTTTGTTCTCTGctacggtgtttagaaaataaaattttgaaatatatatgcatacacCAAATGCctttaatttcttttcttttctaggcCAATTGCTATTGATTGGAGTCGGTGAACTGCTAATTTTAGGCAAAAATAGGGCTTTTCTTGTTCTGAACCTTCTTCCTTTGTTTTACTGACCATTGGTGCTATGGCTGCTATTGAGGTCATCTCTCGATCGACTTTAAATGGCCGCCGGCCTGAGTTCCATGGCCATGGCCAGATGAAGAGGGAAGGGGAAAGGGTTCGGGTGCTCTGTtttaaagaaagagaagaagaagagagggaaagggctacctctcttctctcactttcctcttttattttaatttctcttctctctctcacaAACTAGGTtgagaaaaatttatgaaaaaaagaagaaaaattcaagAGACTTGGAGTGGACCCTGATGAGTCATAGAGGATTTAAACTAAATAATGTatactttattattttttatataaatatcaaGATTGATTCTATAGGAGAACAATCTTTCAGACAAGGGATCTTCGAGCAGGTTCCTTAGCATCTAGTTCATGAAGTGGGTGTAGATTGATATTTAGGGTGTTAAATTCATCGTCAATAGAGGTAAGGATCCTTGTACATGATCATCGATGTATGTGCATTGTATGTTTCTGGTTCTCGTGGCTGGTATATGTTTTGTTTATTTTCTATATTATATGTTGTATTGCATGTTGATGGTTTTTCGGATAATTTGGGTTATGAtactatatatcaaaaattttgaaaaaaaataatatgatatagtatttttatggtattattgagatttaataaattgatgatcGAGAAAGAAATATTTAGACTAATCGTGTTAAATTAAGAATAACCTACCATGGATAGAATATGGTACTGAGAATAATCCCGCCATAGACAAGAATATGGTACTGAGGATAGTCTACCATGGATAAAAACATGACACTGAGAGTAGCCGCGCCACGAGCAAGAATATGGAATTGAAAATAGTCGTGCCATGGATAAAAATGTGATACTTGAGCATGCCAATTATAGGCTGGATAGTGATCATGAttaattcaaaatcataaagataATTATCGATTGATCCGAATCTTTTTAATGAGACataattttatgattatgaatatTGTATATCATATGATTATATAACTGTTGAGTTACAATAGATATATATTACGAGTttttataatttatgattttttttgttattatttaattattatttttaaattatattattatattaatattaatgtattaagtttctTATTAGGCCATTAAGCTCATCTCCCTCGATTCTCTTTTCTTTTAGAGACGTGGAATGCTGGTTGAGTTGGGCGTGAAGTCCTGACTACTGAAGTTAGTTCCACTTCTGATACGAAGAAACACTGAAATAATTATACTTGAACAAGGTTGTTGTTTATCCTTATGAAACTATTTAACAGGTGTATTtggtttttatttattaattttaaaaatatttaaatttttatcctcaaagtcttgaatgattctcaagaCGTTGCTCTGGATTCATGTGGCCGTAGATTAAAGCTGTATTATTTGAAAAGATTATCGTTAATTGACCTCTTTTCACTCTTTCTGCGAAGGAGACGAGGAGGAACGCCAAAGCCCTCTTCCTTGTACCCCGCGTCTGATCAGAGCAAGGAGGCAACTGAGGTTGTGTAATGACGAGCGATTCCCTCTCTTCCATCCTATTAAACACCAGCCAAATATGGAGCTTTGTTCAGAGATGGGCCGTCTCGCCATCTTCATCATCGGATCCACGCGCCAATGTCTTGAAAGATCTGAAGGAGCTGGAGAGAGCACGGAAGAGGATCCAGGCAGTGCTGGATGATGCAGAGGAGAGGGAAATACGAGATGAAGCTGTCAAGCTCTGGCTGAAGGAGCTTAAAGGAGTGGCTTATGATGCAGAAGACGTGCTGGACGAGTACCACTATGAAGAACTACGAGCCGAAGCGGAAGCTCGAGCTTCCCGCAAGAGGAAGCGAGTGGAAGGGGACGATGAGGAAGAGGTAAGTGGTTCTCCTATGACCACAGTAGTTTCACTTCCGAATGCCATGGGGGATAGAATCAGGGCGATCAGGGAGAGGTTCGATGAGATCTTGAAGCATCGAGAACTCCTTCGTTTAAGAGAGGAAGATGGAGAAAGACGGGTCTTCAGACCTACATACCCAGCACCAACCAGCCACATGGTGAATGGGTCAAGTATTTATGGAAGGGCGCATGACAAGCAGGAGGTAATTGATTTGCTGCTGTCTGAGGGTATGGAAAATGGTATCTCTGTCATTCCGATTGTCGGCAAGGGGGGACTGGGCAAGACCACCATCGCCCAGCTGGTCTACAATGACTCCAAGGTAAAAGAATATTTTGATCTGACTGGATGGGTTTGTGTCTCTAATGATTTTGATGTTACCAGGCTAACAAAGGCCATCATAGAGTCTCTTACTCAAACAGAAACACCATGTGTTCTTACACAACTAAGCTCCCTCCAAAATGCTCTCGAGGAAAaggtgaagaagaagagagtgTTGCTCGTGCTGGATGACGTCTGGAATGAGCAACAAAACCTCTGGGAGTCCTTAAGAATCCCCTTTGTTGGCGCAGAAACAGTGCAAATTATCGTGACCTGTAGGAATGATTCGGTTGCCCAGATCATGCAGACAGTGTGTTCTTATTATCCTGACTACCTGTCTGAGGGAGATTCTTGGTTATTATTCAAGCATCATGCATTTGGTGGTCAAATCTCTGAAGAACAATTAGGCTTGGTAGATATCGGCAAGCGGATTGTCGAGAAATGTTCCGGTTTACCATTGGCTGTGAAGACAATAGGGAGCCTTTTAAGACACCTGAGAGATGAGGATAGTTGGATGGAGGTCTTGCAAAGTGCTATATGGGAACTAGACAAGAACAATGAGACTTTGGCATCTCTTAGATTAAGCTATAATCGCATGCCAGCACATCTAAAACCCTGTTTTGTTTACACTTCCATGTTTCCGAAGGATTACGTGTTTGACAAAGATGTTTTAGTCAGATTGTGGATGGCGCAAGGATTCATCACACTTGAAGGTAGAAGAAGAATGGAAGAGATTGGCCATGACTATTTCAATGACTTGCAAAGAAGATCATTCTTTGATTCTTTTTATTTTGGGTTTAAGATGCATGATATGATCCATGATCTTGCAAAATCCATTGCAGGAAATGAGTGCTGCGCAGTTATGGATAAGAAGCTACCTGGTTTCCCTGATCAGGTTCGCCATTTATACATGCATGGTGATGAGGAATTAGTGAAATCACTGTGTTCGCATAATCTTTGGGCCCTACGAACTTTGATACTGGAGGATCGGTGTATAGATGCAAAAGTAACCCAATTTCAACTGCTTCTACCAAGGACAAGATGTTTACGGACTCTAGAATTTGAATGGCAAAGGGAAGATGGGTTACCAGATTCAATCGGGCACCTGAAACACCTACGCTACTTACATGTTCGATCCCGGTATATTCGGAGGCTCCCTAAATCTGTATGCCTCCTTTACCACCTACAGACATTGATACTTGACTGTGGGCATATTTTTAGTGGAGGTCACCTTGCAGAGTTACCAGACGGCCTAGGTAACTTCACTAACCTACAATACTTTAAACTGTGGGCAGGTCGTATTATAAGGCTCCCTGAATCAGAATGTCGCCTTCACCACCTACAGACGTTAGTACTTGAATGTGGTTCTCTTGCAAAGTTACCAGATGGCCTAGGTAACCTGACTAATCTACTATACTTTAAGCTACGGTCAAATGTTATTGAAAGACTGCCGAGATCAATTTGTCAGCTCAGCAACCTGCAGAAGTTGAATATTCAATCATGTAGGAACCTTGTAGAGTTACCCAGTGGCATAGGAAGCCTTACTAACCTCCGCCTCCTAGATACTGCTTTTACTGGAATTCATTACCTGCCAGTAGGGATCAAGAAACTCACAAATCTTCAGAGGTTGTATGGAAGCTTTAAAGTGAGAAGAGGGAAGGAGTATGGTGGGATAGAAGTGCTGAAGGACTTGGTGAACCTCCAAGGAACTCTCCAAATCTCAGGGCTTAGCAACTTGGTCAACACAGAGGATGCTAGGGATGCCTGTCTTGAATACAAGCATAAACTTAAGGAATTGTATCTAGATTGGTATGATGTAGACCGCATTTGTGGTGGCCCACAACTTTTACGTCTACATGCTTGTCCAGAGGAAAATATGGATCTCCCAGCTGATGAAGAAAGGGAGGAAGTGATCCTCCAATATCTCCAACCTCATCCCAACCTTGAAAAGTTGCATATGGATGGGTATGGTGGTTCCAAGTTTCCAAAATGGGTGGGAAATCCTTTCTCATTTGCAGCACTTCAAGAAATCAAGATAACTAATTGTGAAGAAATTAGTTCCCTTCCTCTGTACATTCACAGTGATATTGGAAAATTGGATGCCCTAGAACAACCTCAATCCATGCTTAAGAGGGTTTATATAGACAACTGCTGGCAGCTCACATCCATAGCAGGCCTGCATAAACTCCACTCGCTTAAAGATCTGACAATTTACGATTGTCCTCAACTTCAGCTCTTATCAAAGGAAGGACTGCCATTCAAGCTTGAAAAACTACATATTGAGCATTGCCAGCGCTTGACATTAGTGTCGGGAATGCAAAACCTTACTTCTCTCAAAGCATTAATTATACGACATTGTCCTTGTTGGGGAAACCCGCCGACCGAccaccggagggcccgaccgactgccgtagGGACAGACATAccaccggagggcccgaccgaccggacgGCCCGACCGTCCGACCGCCTGGCGGTCTGACCGCTccgttggacgactccgactggccgatcgaccgaccgatcgtcggtcggggcgaccgactgacggatgccatcagcggctaactaccgACCAGTCTACGGCCCATCGCCGgccgggggtatgtcgggcgtgaccatcccgaccgactgaacccgggggtctgaggcccgacttacgtgaagctcgccgaccgaccggaggaacccgacgccgctccgctggctgccgacctagggtcggctgactcctccaaccgccgtacagccgccagacgttgtcagctccgacacggacatgcggcacagttacctaggggcattgtcccgccgagagccgggtcaaccctggtgattagacggccgcacggcgacatgacgttttcacggcggctctgacagcccacagtgagttgacagttcctcacttgtccgcgccattaatgacggcgccatacctagctccactatatataccggggaaggcaacagtgcaaggggtcgatccgcccgtctctcccacatacgcaggctcgctcctctctctctccctctctctttctcagagctctctgtctgcatttcactgttgcccagtcacctctctgacttgaccgtcggagggtccccgccggagtcgcctccggtcagtgcggacttccttttgcaggtgcacgctccccggcgatcgggcgacgaggcaattggccgcaacagattggcgcgccaggtaggggaacagcatgacaaagacaagagctcaacgatcaagagtcactgggtcggccaggcactcttcccgccgggaagaagcctccccgcccccaccggcggcggagcctagctccccgcgccctgcagtgaccacggaggcccagattgcggccatcgtgcggcagatgaccgtactgaccgacgcagtcaaaagcctccagcagcagccggcggcccgacctatgccttccaggagcagccgccgatgcccgcgccgacccctgtcgcctccatgcgagcactcccaacagcgctcccacggagaggaggagggacgaccacggcgcgacgaccgacggtcccagcggccctctccttccccgttggaacgggcaaggaaggagaagcggccgcgcacaccgtcggcctctctctcagaatcttccggaggctccacccctggggtctcccagcatcgacgagcggacgactacgagcgacggttcgaagagatcgaccgccgactcgcccaactgcagatggacggccagaagtcttcgaacgacgtcgacttccagaccgcccagcctctctcccgactggtcctcgacgagccgattcccagtcggttcaaaatgctgaacgtggagccatatgacggctccaccgacccagtcgaccacctcgagagctacaaagctctcatgacgatccaaggggcaaccgacgctcttttctgcatcggcttccccgcgacgctccgcaaggctgccagggcttggtactccggtcttcgatcgggcagtatccattccttcgcgcagctcgagcactcgttcgtggcccatttcagtactagccgaaagccgccgcgaacgtcggacagccttttctccctcaagcagggggaaaacgagatgctccgatgcttcgtggcgcgattcaacgcggccacgctcgaggtccgggacctcaacgaagacatggcagtttcagccatgaagcggggcctgaggtcgtcccgattcacttattctctggacaagaccctcccccgaacatatgccgagctactggagcgcgcatacaagtatatgcgcgcggacgaaggagcgtccgaccgacgcttggtcgagcccagaggtccgaaggagaagcggagaaaaggccgggagcccgccgaaccaagcaggcccccggccaatagtcggctttctccaccccgacagatccaaaaatcgccccgccgacagactccgaggccggtgcgtcccaggtatgactcctacactcctctctccgctccccgtgcgcagatcctgatggagatcgagggggaagagtacctgcgacggcctccacctctgaaggcgaagggcctcgaccatcggaagtactgccggttccatcagagccacggccacgataccgagcgatgcatccagttgaaggatgagatcgaaaatctcatccaccgggggtatctcggtaaatttcggaagggtccgccgacccgaccgattgccgatcgacgcccccagccgactgaagaggcgccgactaaccagccgacggtcggagtcatcaacatgatctccaagcgactgggatcggggacgcctacaggaggggagccgacgaaaaagccacgcccggacgacgtaatcaccttcttagaagacgacgttcggggcatccagactccccacgatgacgctgttgttgtgtcggcgacaatagccaattatgatgtaaaacaaatttttgttgataatggaagttcgacaaatgttttgttttactcgaccttctcccgaatgcgactgtcaactgaccgacttaggagggtctccacgcccttgatcggctttgccagagacaccgtcacgacagagggagaaatcaccctgcccatgacggtcggtaccgaaccacggcaaagcacggtctccctcattttcgcggtcgtccaagttccttcggcctacaacgccatactcgggcgacccggattgaacgccctcagggcgatcatCTCGATGTACCATcttcttgttcgattcccgatcaaaaatggagtcggagagatgcgcggagatcaacagctcgcccgacgatgcttccaaatctccgctcaaaacgacgagacaaaggatcccctgacaatcgacaaactggatcaacgggaggaggaagaacggggttcgccggccgagcagctcgaggcgatcccgataggagaaaatcccgacagaaaagtttgggtcgggtctcaattgcccgacaccgaacgtcacTGATTGGCGgaactgctgacggccaacgccgacatattcgcttggtcggcagcagatatgtcgggcattcctccagaaacaattactcaccgactcaacatcgacccgacaatgaagccggtgaggcagaagaaaaggtccttcgccccagaaaggcagaaggccatcgacgaagaagtggacaagctgctcgaagcaggcttcatccgagaatccacatatcccgactggctcgccaatgtcgtcatggtcaagaaagccaacgggaaatggaggatctgcatc encodes the following:
- the LOC109505079 gene encoding disease resistance protein RGA2-like — protein: MTSDSLSSILLNTSQIWSFVQRWAVSPSSSSDPRANVLKDLKELERARKRIQAVLDDAEEREIRDEAVKLWLKELKGVAYDAEDVLDEYHYEELRAEAEARASRKRKRVEGDDEEEVSGSPMTTVVSLPNAMGDRIRAIRERFDEILKHRELLRLREEDGERRVFRPTYPAPTSHMVNGSSIYGRAHDKQEVIDLLLSEGMENGISVIPIVGKGGLGKTTIAQLVYNDSKVKEYFDLTGWVCVSNDFDVTRLTKAIIESLTQTETPCVLTQLSSLQNALEEKVKKKRVLLVLDDVWNEQQNLWESLRIPFVGAETVQIIVTCRNDSVAQIMQTVCSYYPDYLSEGDSWLLFKHHAFGGQISEEQLGLVDIGKRIVEKCSGLPLAVKTIGSLLRHLRDEDSWMEVLQSAIWELDKNNETLASLRLSYNRMPAHLKPCFVYTSMFPKDYVFDKDVLVRLWMAQGFITLEGRRRMEEIGHDYFNDLQRRSFFDSFYFGFKMHDMIHDLAKSIAGNECCAVMDKKLPGFPDQVRHLYMHGDEELVKSLCSHNLWALRTLILEDRCIDAKVTQFQLLLPRTRCLRTLEFEWQREDGLPDSIGHLKHLRYLHVRSRYIRRLPKSVCLLYHLQTLILDCGHIFSGGHLAELPDGLGNFTNLQYFKLWAGRIIRLPESECRLHHLQTLVLECGSLAKLPDGLGNLTNLLYFKLRSNVIERLPRSICQLSNLQKLNIQSCRNLVELPSGIGSLTNLRLLDTAFTGIHYLPVGIKKLTNLQRLYGSFKVRRGKEYGGIEVLKDLVNLQGTLQISGLSNLVNTEDARDACLEYKHKLKELYLDWYDVDRICGGPQLLRLHACPEENMDLPADEEREEVILQYLQPHPNLEKLHMDGYGGSKFPKWVGNPFSFAALQEIKITNCEEISSLPLYIHSDIGKLDALEQPQSMLKRVYIDNCWQLTSIAGLHKLHSLKDLTIYDCPQLQLLSKEGLPFKLEKLHIEHCQRLTLVSGMQNLTSLKALVIKDCPTIQLLSNEMLPSMLRSLEVDSCENLRSVQLVDILTSLETLVIRDCPRIQLLPNEMLPSTLRSLEVDSCENLRSARLDILTSLETRVITDCPRIQLLPNEMLPSTLRSLVVLGCENLRSVQWDLQEGPYALDVLRIMNYRTSSSVTVRSGFFFQSKRRKQRQVRMQRTSESNDISALQESIRRIDI